The Streptococcus viridans genome includes a window with the following:
- a CDS encoding glutamate-5-semialdehyde dehydrogenase yields the protein METIDQIRLAKQAKKSINTATSDEKNKALRAMADALVDATADILAANQLDMEAAQGRISEVMLDRLLLTEERIQAMADGILQVAALPDPVGELLEERTLENGLVIQKKRVAMGVIGIIYESRPNVTSDAAALALKSGSAVVLRSGKDAYQTAHAIVSALKTGLQATTIDPAVLQLVEDTSRESSLVMMKAKGDLDLLIPRGGAGLIQAVVEQAIVPVIETGTGIVHVYVDQVADLDKALNIIQNAKTSRPSVCNAMEVLLVHEAIAGDFLPLVKKVLVEEAPAPVEMRLDAQAQQIIAGTLASVTDFDTEFLDYVMAVKVVPSVEEAIAHIEAHSTHHSDAIVSEDPRAVEVFSNQVDSAAVYVNASTRFTDGGEFGLGCEMGISTQKLHARGPMGLRELTSYKYLVTGNGQVR from the coding sequence ATTGACCAGATTCGCCTGGCTAAACAGGCCAAAAAAAGTATTAATACTGCAACAAGTGATGAGAAAAATAAAGCCTTAAGAGCGATGGCCGACGCCTTGGTTGACGCAACAGCTGATATTTTGGCTGCTAATCAATTGGATATGGAAGCAGCTCAGGGCCGGATTTCGGAGGTAATGCTGGATCGCCTGCTCTTGACAGAAGAGCGCATTCAAGCCATGGCCGATGGGATTCTCCAAGTGGCTGCCCTACCCGATCCAGTCGGAGAACTCTTGGAGGAGCGGACCCTGGAGAACGGTTTGGTCATTCAGAAGAAACGAGTGGCCATGGGGGTTATTGGGATTATCTATGAAAGTCGTCCAAACGTGACCTCTGATGCAGCAGCCTTGGCCCTGAAAAGCGGGAGTGCTGTTGTTCTGCGCAGTGGCAAGGATGCCTATCAGACAGCCCATGCCATCGTTAGCGCCTTAAAAACAGGTTTGCAAGCAACCACCATTGATCCCGCTGTCCTCCAGTTGGTCGAAGATACCAGTCGGGAGAGCAGTCTGGTCATGATGAAGGCCAAGGGGGATCTAGACCTTCTCATTCCACGTGGGGGAGCTGGCTTGATCCAGGCAGTTGTAGAGCAAGCAATTGTCCCTGTGATTGAGACAGGAACAGGTATTGTCCACGTCTATGTCGATCAAGTGGCAGATTTAGACAAGGCTCTCAATATCATCCAGAATGCCAAGACCAGCCGACCATCCGTCTGTAATGCCATGGAAGTTCTCTTGGTGCATGAAGCTATTGCTGGTGACTTTCTGCCACTAGTGAAGAAAGTCTTGGTAGAAGAGGCTCCGGCACCAGTGGAGATGCGCTTGGATGCTCAAGCCCAGCAAATCATTGCGGGGACACTAGCTTCTGTGACTGACTTTGATACGGAATTCTTGGATTATGTCATGGCTGTCAAGGTGGTCCCTTCTGTAGAAGAGGCGATTGCTCATATTGAAGCCCACAGTACCCACCATTCAGATGCCATTGTCTCTGAAGATCCAAGAGCCGTTGAAGTCTTCAGCAACCAGGTAGACTCGGCAGCCGTTTACGTTAATGCCTCGACCCGCTTCACAGATGGCGGAGAGTTTGGCCTAGGCTGTGAGATGGGGATCTCGACCCAGAAGTTGCATGCGCGTGGTCCCATGGGCTTGCGTGAGCTGACCAGCTATAAGTATCTGGTCACTGGAAACGGTCAAGTGAGGTAA
- the proC gene encoding pyrroline-5-carboxylate reductase, which yields MKVAFIGLGNMGASLAKAVAKEVAAKDLLLINRSPQKVEEFISQYGGTASDLDQAFKEAEVIFLGVKPYQICPLLEEYQTVLSQRSNLLLVSMAAGLELEKMADVIQNDQVGLIRIMPNTPVAIGQGVISLARSQAVTDQQVAQVNQLLAGAGALYEIEETLMDPATAVAGCGPAFVYQMIEAMADAGVSLGLTREQALQMVAQTFQGASQMVLETGEHPACLRDAVCSPGGSTIAGVNRLEQVGLRGDIIAGVEAAYKRTQEMGQEAAKK from the coding sequence ATGAAAGTAGCATTTATCGGTCTTGGGAATATGGGAGCTAGTCTGGCCAAAGCGGTCGCAAAAGAAGTGGCTGCGAAAGATCTGCTCTTGATCAACCGTTCCCCTCAAAAGGTAGAAGAATTCATCAGCCAGTATGGGGGAACAGCGTCTGATCTTGATCAGGCCTTTAAAGAGGCGGAGGTCATCTTCCTAGGAGTCAAACCCTATCAAATCTGTCCTCTCCTAGAAGAGTACCAAACTGTCCTGTCTCAACGCTCCAATCTCTTGCTGGTGTCCATGGCTGCAGGCCTGGAGCTAGAAAAAATGGCTGATGTGATCCAGAATGACCAGGTGGGTCTCATCCGCATCATGCCCAATACGCCCGTAGCCATTGGTCAAGGGGTTATCAGTCTGGCTCGCTCCCAAGCAGTGACAGATCAGCAAGTAGCCCAAGTCAACCAGCTCTTAGCAGGAGCAGGGGCTCTCTACGAAATCGAGGAAACATTAATGGATCCTGCAACGGCTGTTGCAGGCTGTGGTCCAGCCTTTGTCTATCAGATGATTGAAGCCATGGCAGATGCAGGAGTAAGCTTAGGGCTTACTCGAGAGCAAGCCTTGCAAATGGTGGCCCAGACCTTCCAAGGCGCTAGTCAAATGGTCCTAGAGACAGGCGAGCATCCAGCCTGCTTGCGAGATGCAGTTTGTAGCCCTGGTGGGTCTACCATCGCAGGAGTCAATCGCTTAGAACAAGTCGGCTTACGGGGCGACATTATTGCAGGAGTGGAAGCAGCCTACAAACGCACCCAGGAAATGGGACAAGAGGCAGCGAAGAAATAG
- a CDS encoding ATP-binding cassette domain-containing protein yields MLKLSHLTIRHTKDLRDLVRNLSLTIHEGEKVAIIGEEGNGKSSLLQVLMSPKSLPDYLTIEGEITTSFHSYAYIPQTLPEALKGKTLEEYFFGEDELDYAALYRLADQLQFDSNRFASDQVIGSLSGGEALKVQLLHELCRPHELLFLDEPSNDLDLETLDWLQQMIQTSPQTILFISHHEDFLTQTADTIIHLRQIKHRKEAETIVEHLGYQDYSSQREQQFKQQSQQAANDQRTYRKTMEKHRLVRQQVETSLRNTKDSTAGRLLAKKMKSLLSQEKRYEREFQSMTSQPYDEEVINLHFPPLTPLSPQKRVLLLDQEELAIGDRILVKNLSLTLQGQDKIGIIGSNGVGKSTFLKMIWESLQKNESIRTAYMPQDYTELLPLTQTPVQFLQHSGDREEINTIQLHLASLNFTYSEMHHPISELSGGQQGKLFLLQLVHTSPQFLLLDEPTRNFSPTSQPEIRRLFVDYPGGLVTVSHDRTFLKEVCQKIYRLTENGLVEIESL; encoded by the coding sequence ATGCTAAAACTATCCCACCTCACCATCCGCCATACAAAAGATTTACGTGATTTGGTTCGCAATCTGTCCCTAACCATTCATGAAGGAGAAAAAGTTGCCATTATTGGCGAAGAAGGAAATGGAAAATCTTCCTTACTTCAAGTCCTTATGTCCCCAAAATCCCTACCAGATTATCTGACCATAGAAGGCGAAATCACCACTTCTTTTCATTCCTATGCCTATATTCCCCAGACTTTGCCAGAAGCATTGAAGGGAAAAACATTGGAAGAATATTTTTTTGGAGAAGACGAGTTAGACTATGCAGCCCTATACAGACTGGCTGATCAATTGCAATTTGATAGCAACCGCTTTGCGAGCGACCAAGTTATTGGAAGTCTATCTGGAGGAGAAGCCCTCAAAGTCCAACTGCTTCACGAACTTTGTCGTCCTCATGAATTACTATTTTTAGATGAACCTTCAAACGATCTGGATTTGGAAACCCTGGACTGGCTCCAGCAGATGATCCAAACAAGTCCCCAAACCATCCTATTTATTTCCCATCATGAAGATTTTTTGACTCAGACGGCGGATACGATCATCCACCTAAGACAGATCAAACACCGCAAGGAGGCTGAAACCATTGTAGAGCACCTAGGCTATCAAGACTACAGTAGCCAGAGGGAGCAACAATTCAAGCAGCAGTCCCAGCAAGCTGCCAACGATCAACGAACCTACCGAAAAACAATGGAGAAGCATCGCCTCGTCCGTCAGCAAGTTGAAACATCCTTACGAAACACTAAGGATAGCACTGCTGGACGTCTCCTGGCAAAGAAAATGAAGTCCCTCCTCTCACAAGAAAAGCGCTATGAGCGAGAATTCCAATCCATGACTTCCCAACCCTATGATGAGGAAGTCATCAATCTGCATTTCCCTCCCCTCACTCCCTTGTCTCCTCAAAAACGAGTCCTTCTCTTAGATCAGGAAGAGCTCGCAATTGGTGACCGGATCCTGGTCAAGAACCTCTCCCTTACTCTTCAAGGGCAGGACAAGATAGGAATTATCGGTTCAAACGGTGTGGGGAAATCCACTTTCCTAAAAATGATATGGGAAAGTCTACAGAAGAATGAAAGTATCCGTACTGCCTATATGCCTCAAGATTACACTGAACTTCTCCCTTTGACTCAGACACCCGTTCAATTTCTACAGCATTCAGGCGATCGAGAAGAAATCAATACCATTCAATTGCATTTAGCCTCTCTCAATTTTACCTATTCTGAAATGCATCATCCGATCTCTGAACTTTCTGGTGGTCAGCAAGGCAAACTCTTTCTCCTTCAACTAGTGCACACAAGCCCCCAGTTTCTACTCTTGGACGAGCCTACTCGCAATTTTTCCCCCACTTCCCAACCAGAAATTCGACGCCTATTCGTAGACTACCCAGGCGGACTAGTTACAGTCTCCCATGACCGGACCTTCCTCAAAGAAGTCTGCCAAAAAATCTATCGTCTGACCGAAAATGGTTTGGTAGAAATAGAATCGCTCTAA
- the hemW gene encoding radical SAM family heme chaperone HemW, which translates to MQAKPSSAYVHIPFCTQICYYCDFSKVFIKNQPVDAYLEHLIQETRSYEIGKLRTLYIGGGTPTALSAQQLAYLLTELPKVMDLSEVEEFTIEANPGDLDPDKIAVLKDSQVNRVSLGVQTFDNKMLKKIGRSHQEQDIYDNIRHLKQAGFNNISIDLIYALPGQTMDQVKENVAKAIDLDIPHMSLYSLILENHTVFMNRMRRGKLPLPKEELEAEMFEYIIEELEKAGFEHYEISNFSKPGFESRHNLVYWDNAEYYGLGAGASGYVDGIRYKNHGPIRHYLEAVEAGKARITEEHLTLEEKMEEELFLGLRKKTGVSKARFEEKFGVSFDQRYGQVVASLTEQGLLVPDDKQVRMTKRGLFLGDTVAEKFILE; encoded by the coding sequence ATGCAAGCTAAACCGTCCTCTGCCTATGTGCATATTCCATTTTGTACCCAGATTTGTTATTATTGTGACTTTTCGAAGGTTTTTATCAAGAATCAGCCGGTCGATGCCTATCTGGAACACCTAATCCAGGAGACGCGGTCTTATGAGATTGGCAAACTCCGGACCCTTTACATCGGTGGTGGGACCCCGACAGCTCTATCTGCCCAGCAACTGGCCTATCTCTTGACAGAATTGCCCAAGGTCATGGACCTATCGGAGGTAGAGGAGTTTACCATCGAGGCCAATCCTGGAGATCTGGATCCAGATAAGATCGCAGTCCTCAAGGACTCTCAGGTCAATCGGGTCTCTCTGGGAGTCCAAACCTTTGATAATAAAATGCTGAAGAAGATTGGTCGGAGCCACCAGGAGCAGGATATCTATGACAATATCCGTCACCTCAAGCAGGCTGGCTTTAATAATATTTCGATCGACTTGATCTATGCTCTGCCCGGTCAGACCATGGACCAGGTCAAGGAAAATGTCGCTAAGGCGATCGATCTGGACATTCCCCACATGAGTCTTTATAGCTTGATTCTGGAGAACCACACGGTCTTTATGAATCGGATGAGACGAGGCAAGCTTCCTCTGCCCAAAGAAGAGCTGGAAGCAGAGATGTTCGAGTACATCATTGAGGAGTTGGAAAAAGCAGGCTTTGAGCATTATGAGATTTCCAATTTCTCCAAGCCTGGCTTTGAAAGTCGGCACAATCTGGTCTATTGGGATAATGCAGAATACTATGGCCTAGGAGCAGGAGCTTCTGGCTATGTCGATGGAATTCGCTACAAGAATCACGGGCCTATCCGGCATTATCTGGAGGCTGTTGAGGCAGGTAAGGCTCGGATCACAGAAGAGCACCTGACACTGGAAGAGAAGATGGAAGAGGAGTTGTTCCTCGGTCTACGGAAAAAGACAGGTGTGTCCAAGGCACGTTTTGAAGAAAAATTCGGTGTCTCCTTTGACCAACGCTATGGACAAGTGGTGGCCAGTCTGACGGAGCAGGGACTTCTGGTTCCAGATGACAAGCAAGTTCGGATGACTAAGAGAGGCTTGTTCCTTGGAGATACCGTAGCAGAGAAATTTATATTGGAGTAA
- a CDS encoding acyl-ACP thioesterase domain-containing protein: protein MAKIYQYDMKVPFDMSDVNGFIKMPQLILLSLQVSGMQSMELGVSDRDLLEQRNLVWIITDYDITVHRLPVFDEQITIETQALAHNRLFCYRSFVVRDQKGQAIVEMVATFVLMDRDSRKVQSVPEEITEPYDSPFEKKIRRGPRYPELNGAMEQDYHVRFYDLDMNGHVNNSKYLDWVFEVMGAEFLSQHIPKRVHLKYVKEVLPGGMITSSVEREGMVSNHLISSEGQIHAQALITWEEIEKETLWKNED, encoded by the coding sequence ATGGCTAAAATTTATCAGTATGACATGAAGGTTCCCTTTGATATGAGCGATGTGAATGGCTTCATCAAGATGCCACAGCTCATCCTCTTATCTTTGCAGGTCTCAGGCATGCAGTCCATGGAGCTGGGTGTCAGTGACAGGGACCTGCTCGAACAGCGCAATCTGGTGTGGATCATCACCGACTATGACATCACGGTTCACCGCCTACCGGTCTTTGATGAACAGATTACCATTGAGACCCAGGCCCTGGCCCACAATCGTCTCTTTTGCTACCGTTCCTTTGTCGTTAGAGACCAGAAGGGTCAAGCTATCGTCGAGATGGTGGCGACCTTTGTCTTGATGGATCGGGACAGTCGTAAGGTCCAATCCGTACCGGAAGAGATCACAGAGCCATATGACTCCCCATTTGAGAAGAAGATCCGCCGTGGTCCACGCTATCCAGAACTGAATGGGGCCATGGAGCAGGACTACCATGTGCGTTTCTATGATTTAGATATGAACGGCCATGTCAACAACAGCAAATACCTAGACTGGGTCTTTGAAGTAATGGGAGCAGAATTTCTAAGCCAGCATATCCCTAAACGGGTCCATCTCAAGTATGTCAAGGAGGTCTTGCCTGGGGGCATGATCACCTCTAGCGTCGAGCGAGAAGGAATGGTCAGCAATCATCTCATCTCATCGGAAGGCCAAATCCACGCACAAGCCCTCATCACTTGGGAAGAAATAGAAAAGGAAACATTATGGAAAAACGAAGATTAA
- a CDS encoding TIGR01457 family HAD-type hydrolase, whose protein sequence is MTYKGYLIDLDGTIYKGKERIPAGEAFVHQLQERQIPYLFVTNNTTRTPEMVQEMLAGQFNIETPLDSIYTATLATIDYMVDMNLGKTAYVIGDVGLKQAIAEAGFVEDTVNPAYVVVGLDWEVDYEKFSIATLAIQKGAHFIGTNPDLNIPTERGMMPGAGALNALIEAATRVKPTFIGKPNAIIMDKAIAHLGLEREEVVMVGDNYLTDIRAGIDNGIPTLLVTTGFTKPEEVPDLPLPPTHVLSSLAEWDFDA, encoded by the coding sequence ATGACTTATAAGGGTTATTTAATTGACTTAGACGGAACCATCTACAAGGGCAAGGAGCGGATCCCAGCTGGGGAAGCCTTTGTCCACCAATTGCAAGAGCGTCAGATCCCCTATCTCTTTGTGACCAACAATACTACCCGGACGCCGGAAATGGTCCAAGAGATGCTAGCAGGCCAGTTCAATATCGAAACGCCACTGGATAGCATCTATACAGCGACACTAGCAACCATTGATTATATGGTGGACATGAATCTTGGGAAAACTGCCTATGTCATTGGAGATGTGGGTTTGAAACAGGCCATTGCTGAGGCAGGCTTTGTCGAAGATACGGTAAATCCAGCCTATGTCGTGGTGGGTCTCGACTGGGAAGTAGACTATGAGAAATTCTCCATTGCGACCTTGGCTATTCAAAAGGGAGCCCATTTCATCGGGACAAATCCAGACCTCAATATCCCGACAGAGCGGGGAATGATGCCAGGGGCTGGTGCTCTAAATGCCCTGATTGAAGCGGCGACGCGCGTGAAGCCAACCTTTATCGGGAAGCCCAATGCCATCATCATGGATAAGGCAATCGCTCACCTGGGACTAGAGCGCGAAGAAGTGGTCATGGTGGGTGACAATTACCTGACCGACATCCGAGCAGGGATTGACAATGGCATCCCTACTTTGCTGGTGACCACTGGCTTTACCAAGCCAGAAGAAGTGCCAGACCTACCCTTGCCACCAACGCACGTCCTATCGAGCTTAGCGGAGTGGGATTTCGATGCGTGA
- a CDS encoding TIGR01906 family membrane protein: MRDRLKVTGFVLWLLATVILGTILLAWLIYPMEISWLRIQNRTGLAPAVIQKNFQILMQYLTSPFTWKLDMPDFPSSPDGLHHFQAVKYLFHLTQALFLVLLPVAIRFIRTVMRKGYAGLYRPLFGGMVLLPIVIGGVTLFIGFDQFFTLFHQVLFVGDATWLFDPYRDPIILALPEDYFLHAFLIFFVLYEGAFGWCYGWSRKRKTVD; encoded by the coding sequence ATGCGTGATCGGTTGAAAGTAACGGGCTTTGTCCTCTGGCTCTTAGCAACGGTGATTTTGGGGACCATTCTACTAGCCTGGTTGATCTATCCCATGGAGATTAGCTGGTTACGAATTCAGAATCGGACCGGTTTGGCTCCTGCAGTCATCCAGAAGAATTTTCAGATCCTTATGCAGTATTTGACCAGTCCTTTTACCTGGAAGCTGGACATGCCGGATTTTCCATCTTCTCCGGATGGTCTCCATCATTTCCAAGCAGTCAAATACCTCTTTCACCTGACCCAAGCCCTGTTCCTTGTCTTGTTGCCAGTAGCTATACGATTTATTCGAACAGTGATGCGTAAGGGCTACGCAGGCCTCTATCGCCCTTTATTTGGTGGGATGGTTCTCTTGCCTATCGTTATAGGAGGAGTGACCCTCTTTATTGGTTTTGATCAATTCTTTACCCTCTTTCACCAAGTCCTCTTTGTCGGAGATGCTACCTGGCTCTTTGATCCTTATCGGGATCCGATTATTCTAGCTTTACCGGAGGACTATTTCCTACATGCCTTTCTGATTTTCTTTGTATTGTATGAAGGGGCTTTTGGATGGTGCTACGGGTGGAGTCGGAAAAGAAAAACAGTAGATTAG
- a CDS encoding CPBP family intramembrane glutamic endopeptidase yields MKQFNRFIDPKKDLGSFSGMVCLYLLVMVFVSIISTFAITLFMFGRYGLEMAEKQEEVASIINGNGISYLISVSIGVLLFALYRQGSLFKGDVRQKGRKMTWQTFLVFIAFLGFAQLASSALSQLLDHMMETLGFFKPQEDMSEQLSQSWSLLLYATLIGPITEELVFRAAGLRALEKYGKVFAIVMTALAFGMFHANFDQLFFATIIGFGFGYLTFEYSIWWAIFYHIFNNLVLSQGLHYLGTHVSMNVAEWVQILVFLGGTIAFTIVLILKRKAIFYYIQENRPAPGVFQRSMYSFWFWVLVLGTTLMSLLPYLRGY; encoded by the coding sequence ATGAAACAGTTCAATCGATTTATAGATCCCAAAAAGGATTTGGGAAGCTTTTCAGGGATGGTTTGCCTCTATCTCTTGGTCATGGTCTTTGTCAGCATCATTTCGACCTTTGCCATTACCCTCTTTATGTTTGGACGGTATGGATTGGAGATGGCAGAGAAGCAGGAGGAAGTCGCTTCAATCATCAATGGAAATGGGATTAGCTACCTGATATCTGTCAGTATAGGTGTCCTCCTATTTGCCCTCTATCGGCAAGGATCACTCTTTAAAGGAGATGTGAGACAAAAGGGACGTAAGATGACCTGGCAGACTTTCTTGGTATTCATTGCCTTCTTGGGGTTTGCCCAATTGGCTTCTAGTGCCTTATCACAGCTCTTAGACCACATGATGGAAACCCTGGGCTTTTTCAAGCCCCAAGAGGACATGTCTGAGCAACTCAGCCAATCTTGGAGCCTCTTGCTCTATGCGACCCTGATCGGTCCCATCACTGAGGAATTGGTATTCCGGGCGGCTGGCTTGAGAGCCTTAGAAAAGTATGGAAAAGTCTTTGCGATTGTCATGACAGCCTTGGCTTTTGGAATGTTCCATGCCAATTTTGATCAGTTGTTCTTTGCGACGATTATCGGCTTTGGTTTTGGCTACTTGACCTTCGAGTATTCGATCTGGTGGGCTATTTTCTACCATATCTTTAACAACCTGGTCCTCTCTCAAGGGCTTCATTACCTCGGCACGCATGTGAGTATGAATGTAGCCGAGTGGGTTCAAATTCTCGTCTTTTTAGGTGGAACTATCGCCTTTACCATCGTCTTGATTTTAAAAAGAAAAGCTATTTTTTACTACATTCAAGAAAACCGACCAGCACCAGGCGTCTTCCAAAGAAGCATGTATTCCTTCTGGTTCTGGGTCTTGGTCCTTGGGACAACTCTTATGTCCTTACTTCCTTACCTAAGAGGCTATTAA